Proteins encoded by one window of Microplitis mediator isolate UGA2020A chromosome 1, iyMicMedi2.1, whole genome shotgun sequence:
- the LOC130669512 gene encoding 40S ribosomal protein S12: protein MSDAENDDVPSAMAGSTMDVNQALQEVLKNALIHEGVVHGIHAAAKCLDKRQAMLCILAENCDEPMYKKLVQALCNEHQIPLIKVDNNKKLGEWAGLCKIDSAGKARKVVGCSCVVIKDFGDETPAKDVLMEYLKQNSVH, encoded by the exons ATGTCTGACGCCGAAAA TGATGATGTCCCCTCGGCAATGGCCGGAAGTACAATGGACGTAAACCAAGCGCTCCAAGAAGTCTTGAAGAACGCTTTGATCCACGAAGGAGTGGTCCATGGAATCCATGCAGCAGCAAAATGCCTTGACAA GAGGCAAGCGATGCTGTGTATCCTGGCCGAGAACTGCGACGAGCCGATGTACAAAAAACTTGTCCAGGCCCTCTGCAACGAGCACCAGATTCCCCTCATCAAGGTCGACAACAACAAGAAACTCGGCGAGTGGGCCGGTCTCTGCAAAATCGACAGTGCGGGAAAAGCACGAAAAGTCGTCGGCTGCTCTTGCGTCGTCATCAAG GACTTTGGTGATGAAACCCCAGCTAAAGACGTCCTTATGGAGTATTTAAAACAGAATAGTGTCCATtaa